In the Flavisolibacter tropicus genome, one interval contains:
- a CDS encoding DNA-directed RNA polymerase subunit alpha, whose protein sequence is MAILNFQKPDKIVLQKATDFEAQFEFRPLEPGYGVTIGNALRRVLLSSLEGYAITGVRIEGVEHEFATIPGVSEDVVEIILNLKQVRLKKVVDHDVQSEKITLSIKNRAEFTAAMIGEGTQSFQIMNPELLICTLDASAKMDIEISVGKGRGYVPAEENKPKDAALGFIPTDAIYTPIKNVKYSIENTRVEQRTDFEKLVMDVTTDGTIHPEEAVKQASRILIQHLMIITDENITFDNKEEKKEDIVDEQTLQLRKVLKTPLEDLDLSVRAFNCLKAAKINSLSELVQYEQEDLMKFRNFGQKSLSEIEQVLNERGLHFGMDLSKLGVDKDDF, encoded by the coding sequence ATGGCCATTTTAAATTTTCAGAAACCTGACAAAATCGTACTTCAGAAAGCTACGGATTTTGAAGCTCAGTTTGAGTTCCGTCCGTTAGAACCAGGCTACGGTGTTACCATTGGTAACGCATTACGCCGTGTATTACTTAGCTCTTTAGAGGGTTATGCTATTACAGGTGTTCGTATTGAAGGCGTAGAGCATGAATTTGCTACCATTCCAGGTGTTTCTGAAGACGTTGTGGAAATCATTTTGAACTTGAAACAAGTTCGTTTGAAAAAAGTGGTTGACCACGATGTACAGTCTGAAAAGATCACTCTTTCTATAAAGAACAGAGCTGAATTTACAGCTGCTATGATCGGTGAAGGCACTCAGTCTTTCCAGATCATGAACCCAGAATTGTTGATCTGCACGTTAGATGCTTCAGCAAAGATGGATATTGAAATCAGTGTTGGTAAGGGCCGTGGATACGTACCTGCAGAGGAAAACAAACCAAAAGACGCTGCTTTAGGTTTTATCCCTACAGATGCTATTTATACTCCTATCAAGAATGTAAAATACAGCATTGAGAATACCCGTGTGGAACAACGTACTGACTTTGAAAAGTTAGTAATGGATGTTACTACCGACGGTACTATTCACCCAGAAGAGGCTGTTAAGCAAGCTAGCCGTATTTTGATCCAGCACCTGATGATCATTACGGATGAAAATATCACTTTCGACAACAAAGAAGAGAAGAAAGAAGATATCGTAGACGAGCAAACTTTACAACTGCGTAAAGTGTTGAAGACTCCTTTGGAAGACTTGGATCTTTCTGTACGTGCCTTCAACTGCTTGAAAGCAGCTAAGATCAATAGCTTAAGCGAGCTGGTTCAATACGAGCAAGAAGACCTGATGAAATTCAGAAACTTCGGTCAGAAATCACTTTCTGAAATCGAACAGGTTCTGAACGAAAGAGGTTTACACTTCGGTATGGATCTGAGCAAGCTGGGTGTAGATAAAGATGATTTCTAA
- the rpsD gene encoding 30S ribosomal protein S4 — MARYNGPKTKISRIFGEPILGNGKWLTKNSNPPGQHGAQRKRKTMGEYALQLREKQKAKYTYGVLEKQFRKTFEEASRRKGVTGENLIKLLEARLDNTVFRMGIAPSRPAARQLVSHKHVMVNGEVVNIPSFQLKPGDIITLKEKSKDNSAVTSQIRGRNPKFTWVDWNETSFQGTFITYPERENVPENIKEQLIVELYSK; from the coding sequence ATGGCACGTTACAATGGTCCTAAGACCAAAATCTCCCGCATTTTCGGTGAGCCTATTTTAGGCAATGGTAAATGGTTGACTAAAAACAGCAACCCTCCCGGTCAACATGGTGCACAGCGCAAGCGTAAAACCATGGGTGAATACGCCCTTCAGTTGCGTGAAAAGCAAAAAGCTAAATACACTTATGGTGTATTAGAGAAGCAATTCCGCAAGACGTTTGAAGAAGCTTCACGTCGTAAAGGTGTTACTGGTGAAAACTTGATTAAATTATTGGAAGCCCGTTTGGACAACACTGTATTCCGTATGGGTATTGCTCCTTCTCGTCCAGCTGCTCGTCAGTTGGTTAGCCACAAACACGTAATGGTGAATGGCGAAGTTGTGAACATCCCTTCTTTCCAATTAAAACCAGGTGATATTATCACTTTGAAAGAAAAGTCAAAAGATAATTCAGCGGTTACTAGCCAGATCCGTGGCCGTAATCCTAAATTCACTTGGGTTGATTGGAATGAAACTTCTTTCCAAGGTACGTTCATCACTTATCCTGAAAGAGAAAACGTTCCAGAAAACATCAAGGAACAACTGATCGTCGAATTGTATTCTAAGTAA
- the rpsK gene encoding 30S ribosomal protein S11: MAKAQGGKGQQSAKAAAKKRIVKVDAYGDAHISATFNNIIISLTNKQGQVISWSSAGKMGFRGSKKNTPYAAQMAAADAAKVALDAGVKRVDVYVKGPGAGREGSIRSLSQSGIEIVMIKDVTPLPHNGCRPPKKRRV, from the coding sequence ATGGCAAAAGCACAAGGCGGTAAAGGACAACAAAGCGCGAAAGCGGCCGCAAAGAAAAGAATTGTAAAGGTTGATGCTTACGGTGATGCACACATCAGCGCAACATTCAACAACATCATTATCAGCTTAACAAACAAGCAAGGTCAGGTTATCTCTTGGTCTAGCGCTGGTAAAATGGGCTTCAGAGGTTCTAAGAAGAACACTCCATACGCTGCTCAAATGGCTGCTGCTGATGCTGCTAAAGTAGCATTAGACGCTGGTGTAAAAAGAGTAGACGTTTATGTAAAAGGTCCTGGTGCAGGTAGAGAAGGTTCTATCCGTTCTTTATCTCAAAGTGGTATTGAAATCGTAATGATCAAAGACGTTACTCCTTTACCACACAACGGTTGTCGTCCTCCTAAGAAGAGAAGAGTTTAA
- the rpsM gene encoding 30S ribosomal protein S13 — translation MARIAGVDLPKNKRGEIGLTYIYGIGPSTAQYILDKHGIDRSKKVNEWNDEDLNNIRTTINEEFKVEGALRSEVQMSIKRLLDIACYRGLRHRKGLPVRGQRTKTNSRTRKGKRRTVAGKKKAPKK, via the coding sequence ATGGCTCGTATTGCCGGTGTAGACTTACCCAAAAACAAAAGAGGCGAAATCGGTCTTACCTATATCTATGGTATCGGACCTTCTACTGCTCAGTATATTCTTGACAAACACGGCATTGACCGTAGCAAGAAAGTAAACGAGTGGAACGATGAGGACCTGAACAACATCCGTACTACTATTAACGAAGAGTTTAAAGTAGAAGGTGCTTTACGTTCAGAAGTTCAAATGAGTATCAAGCGTTTATTAGATATCGCTTGCTACCGTGGTCTTCGCCATCGTAAAGGCTTACCGGTAAGAGGTCAGCGCACTAAAACCAACAGCCGTACTCGTAAAGGTAAACGTCGTACTGTAGCTGGTAAGAAGAAGGCGCCTAAGAAATAA
- the ykgO gene encoding type B 50S ribosomal protein L36: MKVRASIKKRSADCKIVRRKGRLYVINKKNPRYKQRQG, from the coding sequence ATGAAAGTTAGAGCATCAATAAAAAAACGTAGTGCCGATTGCAAAATCGTGCGTCGCAAAGGGAGACTTTACGTTATCAACAAGAAGAACCCTCGTTACAAGCAAAGACAAGGATAA
- the infA gene encoding translation initiation factor IF-1, protein MSKQPLIKQDGTILEALSNAMFRVKLENGHEIIATISGKMRMHYIRILPGDKVGVEMSPYDLTRGRINFRYK, encoded by the coding sequence GTCTAAACAACCGCTAATTAAACAGGATGGAACGATCTTAGAAGCATTGTCAAACGCAATGTTTCGAGTAAAGCTTGAAAACGGCCATGAGATCATTGCAACGATCTCTGGTAAAATGCGGATGCACTATATACGGATTTTGCCTGGTGATAAAGTGGGCGTTGAAATGAGCCCATATGATTTAACGAGGGGAAGAATCAATTTCCGTTATAAATAA